The Equus przewalskii isolate Varuska chromosome 5, EquPr2, whole genome shotgun sequence genome window below encodes:
- the GTSF1 gene encoding gametocyte-specific factor 1 isoform X2: MLKKSHALGFSFFISIMEKTYIDSLDPEKLLQCPYDKNHQIRACRFPYHLVKCRKNHPDVANKLATCPFNARHQVPRAEISHHISSCDDKSCIEQDVVNQTRNLGQETLAESTWQCPPCDEDWDKDLWEQTSTPFVWGTTNYCGNNSPASNIVMEHKSNLASGMRVPKSLPYVLPWKNNARPWKTLASSCYQVLTHLMQERTFILRRTVSNKPLM, encoded by the exons ATGTTGAAGAAAAGTCATG caCTTGGATTCAGCTTCTTCATTTCCATCATGGAAAAAACTTACA tcgATTCCCTGGACCCTGAAAAGCTATTGCAATGCCCCTATGATAAAAACCACCAGATCAGGGCCTGCAGATTTCCTTATCATCTTGTCAAGTGCAGAAAG AATCATCCTGATGTTGCAAACAAATTGGCTACTTGTCCCTTCAATGCTCGCCACCAGGTTCCTCGGGCCGAAATCAGTCATCATATCTCGAGCTGTGATGACAAAAGTTGTATTGAGCAAGATGTTG TCAACCAAACCAGGAACCTTGGACAAGAGACTCTGGCTGAGAGTACATGGCAGTGCCCTCCTTGTGATGAAGACTGGGATAAAG ATTTGTGGGAACAGACCAGCACCCCATTTGTCTGGGGTACAACCAACTACTGTGGCAACAACAG CCCTGCAAGCAACATAGTTATGGAACATAAGAGCAACCTGGCTTCAGGCATGCGCGTTCCCAAGTCTCTGCCGTATGTTCTGCCATGGAAAAACA ATGCCAGACCCTGGAAGACTCTTGCTTCTTCCTGCTACCA AGTCCTCACTCATTTGATGCAAGAAAGAACCTTCATACTCAGAAGAACTGTTTCAAATAAACCATTGATGTAG
- the GTSF1 gene encoding gametocyte-specific factor 1 isoform X3, which yields MEKTYIDSLDPEKLLQCPYDKNHQIRACRFPYHLVKCRKNHPDVANKLATCPFNARHQVPRAEISHHISSCDDKSCIEQDVVNQTRNLGQETLAESTWQCPPCDEDWDKDLWEQTSTPFVWGTTNYCGNNSPASNIVMEHKSNLASGMRVPKSLPYVLPWKNNARPWKTLASSCYQVLTHLMQERTFILRRTVSNKPLM from the exons ATGGAAAAAACTTACA tcgATTCCCTGGACCCTGAAAAGCTATTGCAATGCCCCTATGATAAAAACCACCAGATCAGGGCCTGCAGATTTCCTTATCATCTTGTCAAGTGCAGAAAG AATCATCCTGATGTTGCAAACAAATTGGCTACTTGTCCCTTCAATGCTCGCCACCAGGTTCCTCGGGCCGAAATCAGTCATCATATCTCGAGCTGTGATGACAAAAGTTGTATTGAGCAAGATGTTG TCAACCAAACCAGGAACCTTGGACAAGAGACTCTGGCTGAGAGTACATGGCAGTGCCCTCCTTGTGATGAAGACTGGGATAAAG ATTTGTGGGAACAGACCAGCACCCCATTTGTCTGGGGTACAACCAACTACTGTGGCAACAACAG CCCTGCAAGCAACATAGTTATGGAACATAAGAGCAACCTGGCTTCAGGCATGCGCGTTCCCAAGTCTCTGCCGTATGTTCTGCCATGGAAAAACA ATGCCAGACCCTGGAAGACTCTTGCTTCTTCCTGCTACCA AGTCCTCACTCATTTGATGCAAGAAAGAACCTTCATACTCAGAAGAACTGTTTCAAATAAACCATTGATGTAG
- the GTSF1 gene encoding gametocyte-specific factor 1 isoform X1 yields MRLWIPTRLIYPLGFSFFISIMEKTYIDSLDPEKLLQCPYDKNHQIRACRFPYHLVKCRKNHPDVANKLATCPFNARHQVPRAEISHHISSCDDKSCIEQDVVNQTRNLGQETLAESTWQCPPCDEDWDKDLWEQTSTPFVWGTTNYCGNNSPASNIVMEHKSNLASGMRVPKSLPYVLPWKNNARPWKTLASSCYQVLTHLMQERTFILRRTVSNKPLM; encoded by the exons ATGAGGCTCTGGATTCCAACGCGCCTAATCTACC caCTTGGATTCAGCTTCTTCATTTCCATCATGGAAAAAACTTACA tcgATTCCCTGGACCCTGAAAAGCTATTGCAATGCCCCTATGATAAAAACCACCAGATCAGGGCCTGCAGATTTCCTTATCATCTTGTCAAGTGCAGAAAG AATCATCCTGATGTTGCAAACAAATTGGCTACTTGTCCCTTCAATGCTCGCCACCAGGTTCCTCGGGCCGAAATCAGTCATCATATCTCGAGCTGTGATGACAAAAGTTGTATTGAGCAAGATGTTG TCAACCAAACCAGGAACCTTGGACAAGAGACTCTGGCTGAGAGTACATGGCAGTGCCCTCCTTGTGATGAAGACTGGGATAAAG ATTTGTGGGAACAGACCAGCACCCCATTTGTCTGGGGTACAACCAACTACTGTGGCAACAACAG CCCTGCAAGCAACATAGTTATGGAACATAAGAGCAACCTGGCTTCAGGCATGCGCGTTCCCAAGTCTCTGCCGTATGTTCTGCCATGGAAAAACA ATGCCAGACCCTGGAAGACTCTTGCTTCTTCCTGCTACCA AGTCCTCACTCATTTGATGCAAGAAAGAACCTTCATACTCAGAAGAACTGTTTCAAATAAACCATTGATGTAG